Proteins encoded in a region of the Streptomyces liliiviolaceus genome:
- a CDS encoding potassium-transporting ATPase subunit C, producing the protein MNNSVTNTARLLGAGLRALLVLTVVCGVLYPLAVTGVAQALFNSKANGSEITSGGKVVGSSLIGQQDYGLDYFQPRPANGLGENSVNTQYKLILSGATNRSGDNAELIAWVKEAKAEVVKDNSTADYKVRPSQVPADAVTSSGSGLDPDISPAYADLQVHRVAERNGLSVARVRQLVDRHTDGRTLGFMGEPRVNVLELNTALKELTKG; encoded by the coding sequence ATGAACAACTCGGTCACGAACACCGCCCGGCTGCTGGGCGCGGGGCTGCGGGCGCTCCTGGTCCTCACCGTCGTCTGCGGAGTGCTCTACCCGCTCGCCGTGACGGGCGTCGCCCAGGCGCTCTTCAACTCGAAGGCGAACGGGTCGGAGATCACCTCGGGCGGCAAGGTCGTCGGCTCCTCGCTGATCGGCCAGCAGGACTACGGACTCGACTATTTCCAGCCGCGGCCGGCGAACGGCCTCGGCGAGAACTCCGTCAACACCCAGTACAAGCTGATCCTCTCGGGTGCCACCAACCGCTCCGGCGACAACGCCGAACTCATCGCATGGGTGAAGGAGGCCAAGGCCGAGGTCGTCAAGGACAACTCGACGGCCGACTACAAGGTCAGGCCCTCCCAGGTCCCCGCCGACGCGGTGACGTCCTCCGGATCGGGCCTCGACCCGGACATCTCCCCGGCCTACGCCGACCTCCAGGTGCACCGGGTCGCCGAGCGGAACGGCCTGTCCGTGGCCCGGGTGCGGCAGCTCGTGGACCGGCACACCGACGGCCGCACCCTCGGCTTCATGGGCGAGCCCCGGGTGAACGTCCTCGAACTCAACACCGCGCTCAAGGAGCTGACCAAGGGCTGA
- a CDS encoding VOC family protein produces MASRLNPYISFDGDARPAMEFYKEVFGGTLALNTFGEAGSPGIPEADQIMHAMLETPSGFTLMAADTPPGMEYRPGGNFSVSLSGDDESELRGYWEKLSAGGTVMVPLEKQMWGDVFGMCTDRFGIPWMVNIGQAEE; encoded by the coding sequence ATGGCTTCACGCCTCAATCCCTACATCAGCTTCGACGGCGACGCCCGGCCGGCGATGGAGTTCTACAAGGAGGTCTTCGGCGGCACGCTGGCACTGAACACCTTCGGGGAGGCCGGTTCGCCGGGCATCCCGGAGGCAGACCAGATCATGCACGCCATGCTGGAGACCCCGAGCGGCTTCACCCTGATGGCAGCCGACACCCCACCGGGCATGGAGTACAGGCCGGGTGGCAACTTCTCGGTGAGCCTGAGCGGCGACGACGAGAGCGAGCTGCGCGGCTACTGGGAGAAGCTGTCCGCCGGTGGCACGGTCATGGTCCCGCTGGAGAAACAGATGTGGGGCGACGTCTTCGGGATGTGTACGGACCGGTTCGGCATCCCCTGGATGGTGAACATCGGCCAGGCAGAGGAATAG
- a CDS encoding ATP-binding protein, translated as MGASVRSGRSGNLPAEPNTFVGRTSELARIGSLLGSTRLLTLTGPGGVGKSRLALRAAHTAQDAFSGGVWLVELSDLQNADLLTNAVAEATRLTEQTLRPLLVAVCEHLDDGPLLLVLDTCEHVLAECGRVVQELLARVPELRILTTSRQPLGVPGEHLLSLAPLPLGEHADAVALFTARAAAAVPSFTLTDTNRADVAAVCARLDGIPLALELAAVRLRGFPLDRLLQGLDSRFDLLVSPARPRLARHQTLRTAIGWSHELCTPLERLLWARLSVFAGGWDVEAAEFVCHGGPLDAEEILALLASLTEKSIVTRETDSVAGRYRMLDTIRTFGADWLEGLGEQDAVRARHLDYFRWIARQGEAEWLGPGQRMWAERLSVEHANLRVALEESLAAPEPEPALELTGTLWYFWFACGFADEGRGYLERALRRAPEGVPGHTLATWTHRLVTVVPDDVDAAESVSAAYVWLAQERQLPISALPLTGASLAVRGESARSALLYGSNTQGPGAGGGAEFFQLLTLAVQAYLLAGQGAFERCAVVAERLRLDCAKRGELWMRAWGDFFVALAGIGLGRPEAALRSAREALAAKWRVHDRLGAAAVADLLIAAEAAAGEPERAARLLGVGTRLWYTAGLPQLADIEATVFRREYARELRAALGDTGFADAVREGRGLDPEAAIRLALNGVADEVDL; from the coding sequence ATGGGCGCCTCGGTACGCAGCGGCAGGAGCGGCAATCTTCCCGCCGAGCCCAATACGTTCGTCGGCCGCACGTCCGAACTCGCCCGGATCGGTTCCCTGTTGGGGTCCACGCGTCTGTTGACCCTCACCGGCCCCGGAGGCGTCGGCAAGTCCCGGCTGGCGCTGCGGGCCGCACACACCGCACAGGACGCGTTCTCCGGCGGAGTATGGCTGGTGGAACTCTCCGACCTGCAGAACGCGGACCTCCTCACGAACGCGGTGGCGGAGGCGACACGGCTGACGGAACAGACGCTCCGCCCGCTCCTGGTGGCGGTCTGCGAGCACCTCGACGACGGGCCGCTGCTGCTCGTCCTGGACACCTGCGAGCACGTACTCGCCGAGTGCGGCCGTGTCGTCCAGGAACTCCTCGCGCGCGTACCGGAGTTACGGATCCTGACCACCAGCCGTCAGCCGCTGGGCGTGCCCGGTGAGCATCTGCTGTCGCTGGCACCGCTGCCGCTCGGCGAGCACGCCGACGCGGTGGCGCTGTTCACGGCCCGCGCCGCCGCCGCGGTGCCGTCGTTCACGCTGACCGACACCAACCGGGCCGACGTCGCGGCGGTCTGCGCCCGGCTCGACGGGATCCCGCTCGCCCTGGAACTGGCGGCGGTACGCCTGCGCGGTTTCCCTCTCGACCGTCTGCTGCAGGGCCTCGACTCCCGCTTCGACCTGCTCGTCTCGCCAGCCCGGCCCCGGCTCGCCCGGCATCAGACACTGCGCACGGCGATCGGCTGGAGCCATGAGCTGTGCACCCCGCTGGAGCGGCTGCTGTGGGCCCGGCTGTCCGTGTTCGCGGGCGGCTGGGACGTGGAGGCCGCCGAATTCGTGTGCCACGGCGGCCCGTTGGATGCGGAGGAGATCCTCGCCCTGCTCGCGTCGCTCACCGAGAAGTCGATCGTCACCCGGGAGACCGACAGCGTGGCCGGGCGCTACCGCATGCTCGACACCATTCGCACCTTCGGCGCCGACTGGCTGGAAGGCCTCGGCGAACAGGACGCCGTACGCGCCCGTCATCTCGACTACTTCCGCTGGATCGCCCGGCAGGGGGAGGCCGAGTGGCTGGGCCCCGGCCAGCGCATGTGGGCCGAACGGCTGAGTGTGGAGCACGCCAATCTGCGGGTCGCGCTGGAGGAGAGCCTGGCGGCGCCGGAGCCCGAGCCGGCGCTCGAACTCACCGGCACACTCTGGTACTTCTGGTTCGCGTGCGGCTTCGCCGACGAGGGGCGCGGCTATCTGGAGCGGGCGCTGCGCCGGGCACCCGAGGGCGTCCCCGGGCACACCCTGGCGACCTGGACCCACCGGCTGGTCACGGTCGTACCGGACGACGTGGACGCGGCCGAATCCGTGAGCGCGGCGTATGTCTGGCTGGCCCAGGAACGTCAACTACCCATCTCCGCACTGCCGTTGACGGGGGCGAGCCTCGCGGTGCGCGGCGAGTCGGCGCGGTCTGCCCTGCTCTACGGCAGCAACACCCAGGGGCCGGGGGCCGGGGGCGGCGCGGAGTTCTTCCAACTGCTGACGCTGGCGGTGCAGGCGTATCTGCTCGCCGGGCAGGGCGCGTTCGAGCGGTGCGCGGTGGTCGCGGAGCGGCTGCGTCTCGACTGCGCGAAGCGGGGGGAGCTGTGGATGCGGGCCTGGGGCGACTTCTTCGTCGCCCTCGCCGGTATCGGGCTCGGGCGGCCGGAGGCGGCGCTGCGTTCCGCGCGCGAGGCGCTGGCCGCCAAGTGGCGCGTCCACGACCGATTGGGCGCGGCGGCCGTCGCCGACCTCCTCATCGCGGCGGAGGCCGCCGCCGGCGAGCCCGAGCGCGCGGCCCGTCTTCTGGGCGTGGGCACCCGGCTCTGGTACACGGCCGGACTCCCCCAGCTCGCCGACATCGAGGCGACCGTCTTCCGCCGGGAGTACGCCCGCGAGCTCCGGGCCGCCCTCGGCGACACCGGTTTCGCCGATGCCGTGCGCGAGGGCCGCGGGCTGGACCCGGAGGCGGCGATACGGCTCGCGCTGAACGGCGTGGCGGACGAAGTGGATCTCTGA
- the kdpB gene encoding potassium-transporting ATPase subunit KdpB: MTTHIHPDSDSDTGADTGAPAARTVGEGRVGVGLFDPKQLVKSLPDAFRKLDPRVMVKSPVMFVVLVGSVLTTLFSFKDPGDWFGWTISAWLWLTVIFANLAEAVAEGRGKAQADTLRKAKTDTVARRLRGAEEEAVPGTDLRIGDRVVCEAGDIIPGDGDVVEGVASVDESAITGESAPVIRESGGDRSAVTGGTKVLSDRIVVKITTKPGETFIDRMINLVEGAARQKTPNEIALNILLASLTIVFLLAVATLPPFADYAGTHLTMVVLVALLVCLIPTTIGALLSAIGIAGMDRLVQRNVLAMSGRAVEAAGDVSTLLLDKTGTITLGNRQAAEFVPVAGTTEAELADAAQLSSLADETPEGRSVVILAKERYGLRERHQGELAHAEWITFTAQTRMSGVDVDGRRVRKGAAGSVVAWVKERGGTVTEDVADRADRISEAGGTPLLVAVDDTEGARVLGVIHLKDVVKDGMRERFDELRRMGIRTVMITGDNPLTARAIAEEAGVDDFLAEATPEDKMALIKREQAGGKLVAMTGDGTNDAPALAQADVGVAMNTGTSAAKEAGNMVDLDSNPTKLIEIVEIGKQLLITRGALTTFSIANDVAKYFAIIPALFAAVYPGLDKLNIMQLSSPDSAILSAVIFNALVIIALVPLALRGVRYRPVSADRLLRRNLGIYGLGGLIAPFIGIKIIDLLLSLVPGL; encoded by the coding sequence ATGACGACACACATACACCCCGACAGCGACAGTGACACCGGTGCCGACACCGGCGCACCGGCCGCACGCACCGTCGGCGAAGGCCGGGTCGGCGTGGGTCTCTTCGACCCGAAGCAGCTGGTCAAGTCGCTGCCGGATGCCTTTCGCAAGCTCGACCCGCGGGTGATGGTCAAGTCCCCCGTGATGTTCGTGGTGCTGGTCGGCTCGGTCCTTACGACGCTCTTCTCGTTCAAGGACCCGGGCGACTGGTTCGGCTGGACGATCAGCGCCTGGCTCTGGCTGACCGTGATCTTCGCCAACCTGGCGGAGGCGGTGGCGGAGGGCCGCGGCAAGGCGCAGGCGGACACCCTGCGCAAGGCCAAGACCGACACCGTGGCCAGGCGTCTGCGCGGTGCCGAGGAGGAAGCGGTTCCCGGCACCGACCTGCGCATCGGCGACCGGGTCGTCTGCGAGGCCGGCGACATCATCCCCGGCGACGGTGACGTCGTCGAGGGCGTGGCCTCCGTCGACGAGTCGGCGATCACGGGGGAGTCGGCCCCGGTCATCCGTGAGTCCGGCGGCGACCGCTCGGCCGTCACCGGCGGCACGAAGGTGCTGTCCGACCGCATCGTCGTGAAGATCACCACGAAGCCCGGCGAGACCTTCATCGACCGCATGATCAACCTGGTCGAGGGCGCCGCCCGGCAGAAGACGCCCAACGAGATCGCGCTGAACATCCTGCTCGCCTCGCTGACGATCGTCTTCCTCCTCGCGGTGGCCACGCTGCCGCCGTTCGCGGACTACGCGGGCACGCACCTCACGATGGTCGTGCTGGTGGCGCTGCTCGTCTGCCTCATCCCGACCACGATCGGCGCGCTGCTCTCCGCGATCGGCATCGCCGGCATGGACCGGCTGGTGCAGCGCAACGTCCTGGCCATGTCCGGCCGGGCGGTCGAGGCCGCCGGAGACGTGTCCACGCTGCTGCTCGACAAGACCGGCACCATCACGCTGGGCAACCGGCAGGCCGCCGAGTTCGTGCCCGTCGCCGGGACCACCGAGGCGGAACTCGCCGACGCCGCCCAGCTCTCCTCGCTGGCCGACGAGACCCCCGAGGGCCGTTCCGTCGTCATCCTGGCGAAGGAGCGGTACGGGCTGCGTGAGCGCCACCAGGGCGAGCTGGCGCACGCCGAGTGGATCACCTTCACCGCCCAGACCCGGATGTCCGGCGTCGACGTCGACGGACGCAGGGTCCGCAAGGGAGCGGCCGGCTCGGTCGTCGCCTGGGTGAAGGAGCGGGGCGGCACGGTCACCGAGGACGTGGCGGACCGGGCCGACCGGATCTCCGAGGCGGGCGGCACCCCGCTGCTCGTGGCCGTCGACGACACCGAGGGCGCCCGTGTGCTGGGTGTCATCCACCTCAAGGACGTCGTCAAGGACGGGATGCGCGAGCGGTTCGACGAACTGCGCCGCATGGGCATCAGGACCGTCATGATCACCGGCGACAACCCGCTGACGGCCAGGGCCATCGCCGAGGAGGCGGGCGTCGACGACTTCCTCGCGGAGGCGACCCCCGAGGACAAGATGGCGCTCATCAAGCGGGAGCAGGCGGGCGGCAAGCTCGTCGCGATGACGGGCGACGGTACGAACGACGCGCCGGCGCTCGCCCAGGCGGACGTGGGGGTGGCCATGAACACGGGCACCTCGGCCGCCAAGGAGGCCGGGAACATGGTCGACCTCGACTCCAACCCGACCAAGCTCATCGAGATCGTCGAGATCGGCAAGCAGCTCCTCATCACCCGGGGCGCGCTGACGACGTTCTCCATCGCCAACGACGTCGCCAAGTACTTCGCGATCATCCCGGCGCTGTTCGCCGCGGTCTACCCGGGCCTGGACAAGCTCAACATCATGCAGCTGTCCTCGCCGGACTCCGCGATCCTCTCCGCGGTGATCTTCAACGCGCTGGTCATCATCGCGCTGGTACCGCTCGCCCTGCGCGGAGTGCGCTACCGGCCGGTCAGCGCCGACCGGCTGCTGCGGCGCAACCTCGGCATCTACGGCCTGGGCGGACTGATCGCGCCCTTCATCGGCATCAAGATCATCGACCTGCTCCTCTCCCTCGTCCCCGGGCTGTAA
- a CDS encoding magnesium and cobalt transport protein CorA, translating into MIRNLSRVVRRAYRRTVDLSHPARSPLGSAVENCVVYRGGGRQPGDWAPGEAVRRTRESRDGFVWIGLHEPTEEEFAGLAKLFGLHPLAVEDAIHAHQRPKVERYDDTLFAVFKTVRYVEHEQLTATSEVVDTGEVMVFVGPDFVITIRHGSHGSLGPLREALERLPDQLRKGPSAVLHAIADQVVDDYLDVTDAVQNDIEAVETAVFAERTARGDAGQIYQLKRELLELKRAVIPLHRPLQILAHEPPVALSPEIQPYFRDVADHLARATEQINAFDGLLDSILQAHVAQVTVAQNEDMRKITAWAAIVAVPTMICGLYGMNFDHMPELHWRYGYPLALCVIAGLCLGIHRGFRRNGWL; encoded by the coding sequence ATGATCCGCAACCTCAGCAGGGTGGTCCGCCGCGCCTATCGCCGCACGGTGGACCTCAGCCATCCCGCCCGTTCCCCCCTCGGCAGCGCGGTGGAGAACTGCGTGGTCTACCGCGGGGGCGGACGGCAGCCCGGCGACTGGGCGCCGGGCGAGGCGGTCCGCCGGACCCGCGAGAGCCGGGACGGTTTCGTCTGGATCGGTCTCCACGAGCCCACCGAGGAGGAGTTCGCCGGCCTCGCCAAGCTGTTCGGCCTGCATCCGCTGGCCGTCGAGGACGCGATCCACGCGCACCAGCGGCCGAAGGTCGAGCGCTACGACGACACGCTGTTCGCCGTCTTCAAGACCGTCCGGTACGTCGAGCACGAGCAGCTCACCGCGACCAGCGAGGTCGTGGACACCGGCGAGGTGATGGTCTTCGTCGGCCCGGACTTCGTGATCACCATCCGGCACGGCAGCCACGGCTCCCTGGGGCCGCTCCGCGAAGCCCTGGAACGCCTGCCCGACCAGCTCCGTAAAGGGCCCTCGGCGGTCCTGCACGCCATCGCGGACCAGGTGGTCGACGACTACCTCGACGTCACGGACGCCGTGCAGAACGACATAGAGGCCGTCGAGACCGCGGTCTTCGCCGAGCGCACCGCCCGCGGCGACGCAGGCCAGATCTACCAGCTCAAGCGCGAGCTGCTGGAACTCAAGCGCGCCGTGATCCCGCTGCACCGGCCCCTGCAGATCCTCGCCCACGAGCCGCCGGTCGCCCTCTCCCCGGAGATCCAGCCCTACTTCCGTGACGTGGCCGACCACCTGGCCCGCGCCACCGAGCAGATCAACGCCTTCGACGGGCTGCTCGACTCGATCCTCCAGGCCCATGTGGCCCAGGTGACGGTCGCCCAGAACGAGGACATGCGCAAGATCACCGCCTGGGCCGCCATCGTCGCCGTCCCGACCATGATCTGCGGCCTCTACGGCATGAACTTCGACCACATGCCGGAACTGCATTGGAGGTACGGCTATCCGCTGGCCCTCTGTGTCATCGCCGGCCTCTGCCTCGGCATCCACCGGGGGTTCCGGCGCAACGGCTGGCTCTGA
- a CDS encoding alpha/beta fold hydrolase produces the protein MATFTTSDGTGIFYKDWGTGQPVVFSHGWPLNADAWDGQARLVADNGFRAVAHDRRGHGRSDQPWQGNHMDRYADDLAELIEGLNLDNVILVGHSTGGGEVTRYIGRHGTRRVAKVVLLGAVPPLMLKTADNPEGTPREVFDGIRAGVEADRSQFYWDLSESFYGFNRPGATVSEGLRRSFWLWSMQVGLKAAYDCVEQFSEQDFTEDLRGIDVPTLVAHGEDDQIVAIGAAALKTAQIVKDATLKTYPGAPHGLVGEFEKAFDADLLAFIKS, from the coding sequence ATGGCGACCTTCACCACCAGCGACGGCACCGGGATCTTCTACAAGGACTGGGGCACCGGACAGCCGGTCGTCTTCAGCCACGGCTGGCCGCTCAACGCCGACGCCTGGGACGGTCAGGCCCGCCTGGTGGCCGACAACGGCTTCCGCGCGGTCGCCCACGACCGCCGGGGCCACGGCCGCTCCGATCAGCCGTGGCAGGGCAACCACATGGACCGGTACGCGGACGACCTGGCCGAACTCATCGAGGGGCTCAACCTCGACAACGTGATCCTCGTCGGTCACTCGACCGGCGGCGGCGAGGTGACCCGTTACATCGGCCGCCACGGCACCCGGCGGGTCGCCAAGGTGGTCCTGCTGGGCGCCGTACCGCCGCTGATGCTGAAGACCGCGGACAACCCCGAGGGCACCCCTCGTGAGGTGTTCGACGGCATCCGCGCCGGCGTCGAGGCGGACCGCTCGCAGTTCTACTGGGACCTCAGCGAGTCGTTCTACGGCTTCAACCGGCCCGGTGCCACGGTGTCGGAAGGTCTGCGCCGCTCCTTCTGGCTGTGGAGCATGCAGGTCGGCCTGAAGGCCGCGTACGACTGCGTCGAGCAGTTCTCCGAGCAGGACTTCACCGAGGATCTGCGCGGCATCGACGTCCCCACGCTGGTCGCGCACGGCGAGGACGACCAGATCGTGGCCATCGGGGCCGCCGCCCTCAAGACGGCCCAGATCGTCAAGGACGCCACGCTCAAGACGTACCCGGGCGCCCCGCACGGCCTGGTCGGCGAGTTCGAGAAGGCCTTCGACGCCGACCTGCTGGCGTTCATCAAGAGCTGA